In Gammaproteobacteria bacterium, one genomic interval encodes:
- the fliN gene encoding flagellar motor switch protein FliN, whose product MSEGVMAADTTDATGGDSDRDGADAWGAALEEQAESESTDVAAPQGDVGIDPVAFDNLNPTGSGIDGEVNLDMVLDIPVTIAMELGRTHISIRNLLQLNQGSVVELDRLAGEPMDVRVNGTLIARGEVVVVNEKFGIRLTDVISAAERIKNLK is encoded by the coding sequence ATGAGCGAAGGTGTTATGGCAGCAGATACTACAGATGCCACAGGTGGTGATTCTGATAGGGATGGGGCGGATGCCTGGGGCGCTGCGCTTGAAGAGCAGGCCGAGTCAGAGTCGACAGATGTTGCCGCGCCCCAAGGTGACGTGGGGATCGACCCCGTTGCATTCGATAACCTAAACCCAACAGGGTCGGGTATCGATGGTGAGGTCAATCTTGACATGGTGCTTGATATTCCAGTCACCATTGCTATGGAGTTAGGTCGAACTCATATTAGTATCCGTAATTTATTGCAGTTAAATCAGGGCTCAGTTGTTGAGCTAGACCGTTTGGCGGGTGAGCCAATGGATGTTCGTGTTAACGGCACATTGATTGCTCGTGGCGAGGTTGTTGTAGTTAATGAAAAATTCGGTATTCGTTTAACGGAT